A segment of the Egibacteraceae bacterium genome:
GACCGCATGACGATCGAGGGGACGGTCTACAAGACGCTCGCCCTCCTCGCGCTGACCGCCCTCACGACCTTCGCCGTGTGGGTCTGGGCGGACGGTGAGCCGGTCGGGCTGCCGCTTGCCGGCCTCGCCTTCTTCCCCTTGATCGCCATCGGGGTCCTCACCGGCTTCAAGCCGCATCTCGCGCGGGTGACGGGCCCCCTCTACGCGCTCATCGCCGGCGCCTTCATCGGCGTGCTCACGCTCGCGCTGGCCGCGACCCTCGGCACCGACCTCGCGACCCTGCCCATGCAGGCGGCGATGGCCACGCTGGTCGTGAGTGGGTCGATGCTCGTGGCGTACCGCACCGGCCTCATCCGCGCGACGCCGCGGCTGCGCAAGGTGGTCGTCACCGCCGCGATCGCGATCGCGGCGTTCTACGCGGTCAACATCGTCATGAGCTGGTTCGGGTCACCGATGGGACTCATCTGGGGCGGCGGGCTGCTGCCCATCCTGCTCTCGGTCGCGTTCATCGGGGTGGCCTCGCTCATGCTCGTGCTCGACTTCGACCTCGTCGAGCAGCTGGCCGGCAACGCCGAGAAGCGCATGGAGTGGTACGGCGCCTTCGCCCTCACCACGACGCTCATCTGGCTCTACGTCGAGATGCTCCGGCTGCTCGCGCTGCTCCAGCGCGACTGAACGCGCGCCGGCTTCGACGGCGCCCGCCCGGCGCGTCTTGCGACTTTCCGGCTGGACTCCCCGGAGTGAGGGCACGTACGCTGCGCGCCGACAAGGAGGCAGCCGTGGCGAGCTCTTCCGTCACCCCCGATCAGAGCGTGTTGCTTCTCGACGACGAGCCGCTGCCCGACGTCGACGCCTACCGGTCCGCGGGCGGCGGGCAGGGGCTCGCCGCAGCGCACGAGCGGGGACCCGAGGCGGTCATCGACGAGGTGGACCGGTCGGGTCTGCGTGGGCGGGGCGGGGCGGGCTTCCCGACCGGGCTGAAGTGGCGGTCGGTCGCCAACCATCCGTGGGCCACCCACTACATGGTCTGCAACGCCGCGGAGGGGGAGCCGGGCACGTTCAAGGACCGCTGGCTCATCCGCCACAACCCCTACCTCGTCCTCGAAGGCCTCGCGATCGCCGCCTTCGCCGTCGGGGCCGCTGGCGCGTTCGTGGCGCTGAAGGCGTCCTTCGAGCAGGAGACCGCACGGTTGCGGCGCGCCGCCGGCGAGATGCGGGCGGCCGGCCTGCTCGGCGACGTGCCCATCGAGATCGTGACGGGCCCCGAGGACTACCTGTTCGGCGAGGAGAAGGCGATGCTGGAGGTGGTCGAGGGCCGCCTGCCCCTGCCGCGCATCCTCCCGCCGTACCAGGTGGGGTTGTTCGCGGCGCGCGGGGCGCCCAACCCCACCGCGATGAACAACGCGGAGACGCTCGCCAACGTCGGGCCGATCCTCCGCGAGGGTGCGGACTGGTTCCGCCGGCTCGGCACCGACGAGTCTCCCGGCACGATGCTGTTCACCTCCTGCGGCGACGTCGTGCGTCCCGGCGTCTACGAGCTGCCGCTCGGCACGCCGCTGCGCACCCTGCTCGAGGAGCACGCCGGTGGGACTCCCGAGGGCCGGGCGGTCAAGGCGGTCTTCCCCGGCGCGTCCGCCGGCATCCTGCCGGGTGCCGCGCTCGACACCCCCATGGCCTTCGAGACGATGAAGGCGGCGGGATCCGGGCTCGGCTCTGCGGGGTTCATCGTCTACGACGAGACGGCCTGCATGGTGGCTGCGGCGGCTGCGTTCTCCCGGTTCCTCGCCGTCGAGTCGTGCGGCCAGTGCCCGGCCTGCAAGCAGGGGTGTCTTACGATCACCGAGCACCTCGACCGCATCGAGGGAGGCGAGGGCTCCGACGACGACCTCGACAAGCTCCTGTCACGCTGCCGCAGCGTCACCGGCGGCACCCGCTGCGCCCTGCCCGACGGGGAGGCGGTGCTCGTGGCGAGCGTCGTCGAGAAGTTCGGGGAGGAGTTCACCGCTCACGTCGACCGGGGCTGCCCGTCGCCACGCGACCTGCCGATCCCGAAGCTCGCCGACTTCGACGAGGACACGGGGCAGTTCGTCTACGCCGACCAGTCGCCCTACGAGGACGTACCCGACGAGGACAGGGCCGACGAGGAGACGCCTGATGACTGACGACGACGCGGACGCCGCCGACGCCGAGGGTCCGCAGGAGGCACGCGGCTCGTCGGACGACGACACGGCCGCCGCCACCTCCGGGGCCCGGCCGG
Coding sequences within it:
- a CDS encoding Bax inhibitor-1/YccA family protein; amino-acid sequence: MLESRNPALRRVAPPGGHWSPSVDQEHVDAEFNALASGLVRDRMTIEGTVYKTLALLALTALTTFAVWVWADGEPVGLPLAGLAFFPLIAIGVLTGFKPHLARVTGPLYALIAGAFIGVLTLALAATLGTDLATLPMQAAMATLVVSGSMLVAYRTGLIRATPRLRKVVVTAAIAIAAFYAVNIVMSWFGSPMGLIWGGGLLPILLSVAFIGVASLMLVLDFDLVEQLAGNAEKRMEWYGAFALTTTLIWLYVEMLRLLALLQRD
- a CDS encoding NADH-ubiquinone oxidoreductase-F iron-sulfur binding region domain-containing protein: MASSSVTPDQSVLLLDDEPLPDVDAYRSAGGGQGLAAAHERGPEAVIDEVDRSGLRGRGGAGFPTGLKWRSVANHPWATHYMVCNAAEGEPGTFKDRWLIRHNPYLVLEGLAIAAFAVGAAGAFVALKASFEQETARLRRAAGEMRAAGLLGDVPIEIVTGPEDYLFGEEKAMLEVVEGRLPLPRILPPYQVGLFAARGAPNPTAMNNAETLANVGPILREGADWFRRLGTDESPGTMLFTSCGDVVRPGVYELPLGTPLRTLLEEHAGGTPEGRAVKAVFPGASAGILPGAALDTPMAFETMKAAGSGLGSAGFIVYDETACMVAAAAAFSRFLAVESCGQCPACKQGCLTITEHLDRIEGGEGSDDDLDKLLSRCRSVTGGTRCALPDGEAVLVASVVEKFGEEFTAHVDRGCPSPRDLPIPKLADFDEDTGQFVYADQSPYEDVPDEDRADEETPDD